One genomic window of Pelagicoccus enzymogenes includes the following:
- a CDS encoding TonB-dependent receptor plug domain-containing protein: MKKTKSGVRKIFAVVGGLIVGANSPLSGQAGESSLDGDEVFELSPFEVGAQEEQGYRATSSLVGGRTKMSMDDIANSVDVITKDLMEDMAVTDIQDIAVIANNVEPATVGFANTSGESREVWNYNWITIRGFRVGTATRNFMNLETSVDAYNTQSVDFSKGPNAVLFGLGDPGGTYNYSTKTPFFEDDNSVSYKIGSEGGHRFSFDVNRVLVEDKLSVRVNGLKQDWEYYHKPGYTQTDALHVSLRWKPLENSTFTFSHEYNNVDRAYPKMYFGQDRVTPWLAAGGPEVVDFALDVDDPRNPDGIAKGSNVLLAGNDKATPVGDAAMSIKGVTYMVHDLEDVVHDRFLQIDPYVVNGLQVADPYTYANFGYPMNYSASGPNGLSDTRYNVTELNFQQKLAENLYLDLSYGKNDQQKLSANGINSDIWVYPEAGERFGELYTVTSRPMQMRRYWDIEDIRMSLSYDFDFGDRSNYLGSHRIAVMAEKNDKTEIWEQGRLVTTRDPNNEISGSLRASKLRPSFYSFFNPAEGEYTAMDWRQTYWDQDRIEIDGYAFDWLQTDLWANMALRQKLDTKLYVLQSRFWNDRIVTSIGYRKEARDEFRSAGTYADQTDPTAIIVPEYGYVDNKPAGESSFRYAKIPGEPTDYVSGISRNHGLVFHATDWVSLTYNRSNSIGLPSDSKDIFGNFLGSSQGITDDYGVRFKLLEEKVFLSLNAYETHSDESMQFGDFRTDAWTLEEILVANSDVTGVTSNMLENGNGHTNASKVAEGIELMINGNFANGWSFRISGSQNETLINEAGMDMIAFWDERYANVYSNPAYQGLYINDGSSTFGARVDDAAYEIAKIRALQDNQQFPSSKYALTSIVKYKVQGDGFLGGSSFGTVIDWKSAPIVGYYQDASGNFDITRPAKGEERTNVDFFAAYGRSLTDKVDWRLQLNVRNVFDDNDPYVIEKRSVGTDPDNFTWQNYKWRPVNGLTWELTNSFSF; encoded by the coding sequence ATGAAAAAAACGAAATCTGGCGTCCGTAAAATTTTTGCGGTCGTAGGTGGTTTGATTGTAGGCGCTAATTCCCCATTGAGCGGGCAAGCGGGAGAATCGTCGTTGGATGGCGACGAGGTTTTCGAACTGTCTCCCTTCGAGGTAGGCGCCCAGGAAGAGCAAGGCTATCGGGCGACGAGTTCGCTGGTGGGCGGCCGTACTAAAATGAGTATGGACGATATAGCGAATTCGGTCGATGTTATAACGAAAGACCTGATGGAGGATATGGCGGTAACGGATATCCAAGACATCGCGGTCATCGCGAATAACGTCGAACCGGCTACCGTCGGCTTTGCCAATACCTCCGGCGAGTCGCGCGAGGTATGGAATTATAACTGGATTACGATTCGCGGCTTTCGTGTAGGGACGGCGACGCGCAACTTCATGAATCTCGAGACTAGCGTCGATGCTTATAATACGCAAAGCGTCGATTTCTCAAAGGGGCCGAATGCGGTATTGTTTGGTCTGGGCGACCCGGGCGGAACATATAATTATTCGACCAAAACGCCGTTTTTCGAGGATGATAATTCCGTGTCCTACAAGATTGGAAGCGAAGGGGGGCATCGCTTTTCCTTTGATGTAAATCGGGTGCTGGTGGAGGACAAGCTTTCGGTGCGTGTAAACGGATTGAAGCAGGACTGGGAATATTATCACAAGCCGGGGTATACGCAAACCGATGCGCTGCACGTGTCGCTGCGGTGGAAACCCTTGGAAAACTCGACCTTTACCTTTAGCCACGAATATAATAACGTCGATCGCGCGTATCCGAAAATGTATTTCGGACAGGACCGGGTTACGCCTTGGCTGGCGGCCGGCGGTCCGGAGGTCGTGGATTTCGCTCTGGACGTCGACGACCCGCGCAATCCGGATGGGATCGCCAAGGGCAGTAACGTGCTGCTGGCGGGAAATGACAAGGCGACTCCTGTGGGCGATGCGGCGATGAGCATCAAGGGCGTTACTTATATGGTGCACGACCTCGAGGACGTAGTGCATGATCGCTTCTTGCAGATTGATCCGTATGTCGTTAATGGATTGCAAGTTGCGGATCCGTATACCTACGCGAATTTCGGCTATCCGATGAACTACAGCGCTTCTGGCCCGAACGGTCTGTCGGATACGCGCTACAACGTGACGGAACTGAATTTCCAACAGAAGTTAGCTGAGAATCTGTATTTGGATTTGTCCTACGGAAAGAACGATCAGCAAAAGCTTTCCGCCAACGGAATCAATTCCGACATCTGGGTGTACCCGGAAGCGGGCGAGCGTTTTGGCGAGTTGTACACGGTGACCAGCCGTCCTATGCAAATGCGCCGTTATTGGGATATTGAGGATATTCGAATGTCTTTATCCTATGATTTCGATTTCGGTGATCGCAGCAATTACCTTGGCTCGCACCGCATTGCCGTGATGGCCGAGAAAAATGATAAAACGGAGATTTGGGAGCAAGGGCGACTGGTGACCACTCGCGATCCGAATAATGAAATTTCGGGAAGCCTGAGAGCGAGCAAGCTGCGTCCCTCCTTCTATTCGTTTTTCAATCCGGCGGAAGGCGAGTATACCGCAATGGACTGGCGCCAGACCTATTGGGATCAGGATCGGATTGAGATCGATGGCTACGCTTTTGATTGGCTGCAGACGGACCTATGGGCGAACATGGCGCTGCGTCAGAAGCTCGATACCAAGCTCTATGTATTGCAGAGCCGGTTCTGGAACGATCGAATCGTGACCTCCATCGGCTACCGCAAAGAAGCGAGGGACGAATTCCGTTCGGCGGGCACGTATGCAGACCAGACCGACCCGACGGCGATTATCGTTCCAGAATATGGATACGTTGATAACAAGCCGGCAGGCGAGAGCTCCTTCCGCTATGCGAAGATTCCCGGGGAGCCGACGGACTACGTATCCGGGATTTCGCGCAACCATGGGCTTGTATTCCATGCGACGGATTGGGTGAGCCTCACCTATAACCGCTCGAATAGCATTGGCTTGCCTTCGGACAGCAAGGACATCTTCGGGAATTTCCTAGGTTCCTCGCAAGGCATCACCGACGACTACGGAGTGCGCTTCAAGCTTCTGGAGGAAAAGGTGTTTCTCTCCTTGAACGCCTATGAGACGCACTCGGACGAATCGATGCAGTTCGGGGATTTCCGGACGGATGCCTGGACGCTGGAGGAGATCCTAGTCGCGAATTCCGATGTGACCGGAGTGACCAGCAATATGCTGGAAAACGGAAACGGGCACACGAATGCCAGCAAGGTGGCGGAAGGCATAGAGTTGATGATCAACGGAAACTTCGCCAACGGCTGGAGCTTCCGGATCTCGGGCAGCCAGAACGAAACCCTGATCAATGAGGCCGGGATGGATATGATTGCCTTCTGGGACGAGCGCTATGCGAACGTGTATTCCAACCCGGCGTACCAGGGATTGTATATAAACGACGGATCGAGCACCTTTGGGGCGCGGGTCGACGACGCGGCGTATGAGATCGCCAAGATTCGGGCCCTGCAGGACAACCAGCAGTTCCCGTCCTCCAAGTACGCCCTGACGAGCATCGTCAAGTACAAGGTGCAGGGGGATGGTTTCCTGGGGGGCTCTTCCTTCGGTACGGTGATCGACTGGAAGAGCGCCCCCATCGTGGGCTACTATCAGGATGCCTCTGGCAACTTTGATATCACCCGTCCGGCCAAGGGCGAGGAGCGTACCAATGTCGACTTTTTCGCCGCCTACGGTCGCTCCTTGACCGACAAGGTCGATTGGCGACTGCAGTTGAACGTCCGCAACGTATTCGATGACAACGATCCTTATGTAATCGAAAAGCGAAGTGTGGGGACGGATCCTGATAACTTCACGTGGCAGAACTACAAGTGGAGGCCGGTCAATGGCCTGACCTGGGAGCTGACGAATTCCTTTAGCTTCTAG
- a CDS encoding alpha/beta hydrolase family protein produces the protein MHRFLAPLAAFALIASLSSSHAAPDNSEPPSKDPVWDQTRSPDWDASYQLVSIPSTIDGQAQMAYAYEAADAAPAPLVVSLHTWSSNYEQADPLAAILVERGFHYIHPDFRGVNNTPEGCVSELALQDIDDAIDYCLESWNVDPERIYVIGTSGGGYATCATYFKSKHRIAGFYAWVPITDLEMWYYQTKQRGLKYAQHIEQVLGGSIDSEEAKKRSPLYMPHRPREVPLHLFHGVDDGYRGSVPSIHSIQLYNRLCEEAGQPSLRVTHEQTIDLLSKAVRPTGRKLGGREIWFQRESPFATLTIFEGGHEMLVEVAADQLSEAAGR, from the coding sequence ATGCATCGTTTTCTCGCCCCACTTGCCGCCTTTGCCCTGATCGCGAGCTTGAGCTCCAGCCACGCGGCCCCTGACAATTCCGAACCGCCGAGCAAGGACCCGGTGTGGGACCAGACCCGATCGCCGGATTGGGACGCGTCCTACCAGCTCGTCTCGATTCCCAGCACTATCGACGGCCAGGCCCAGATGGCCTACGCCTACGAGGCGGCGGACGCTGCCCCGGCCCCCTTGGTCGTCAGCCTGCACACGTGGTCCAGCAACTACGAGCAAGCCGACCCGCTGGCCGCGATTCTGGTGGAGCGCGGATTCCACTACATCCACCCCGATTTTCGCGGAGTGAACAACACGCCAGAAGGCTGCGTGAGCGAGCTGGCGCTGCAGGATATCGACGACGCCATCGACTACTGTCTGGAGAGCTGGAATGTCGATCCCGAGCGCATCTACGTCATCGGCACCAGCGGCGGCGGATATGCGACCTGCGCCACCTATTTTAAGAGCAAGCACCGCATCGCCGGCTTCTACGCCTGGGTGCCGATTACCGACCTGGAAATGTGGTACTACCAGACCAAGCAGCGCGGGCTCAAGTACGCCCAGCACATCGAGCAGGTACTCGGCGGCAGCATCGATTCGGAGGAGGCGAAGAAGCGCTCGCCGCTCTACATGCCGCATCGGCCTCGCGAGGTTCCGCTCCACCTTTTTCACGGGGTGGACGACGGCTATCGCGGCAGCGTTCCCAGCATTCACTCCATTCAGCTGTACAATCGTCTTTGCGAGGAGGCGGGGCAGCCTTCCTTGCGGGTCACGCATGAGCAGACCATCGACTTGCTCAGCAAGGCGGTGCGTCCCACCGGGCGGAAGCTCGGTGGCCGTGAAATCTGGTTCCAGCGCGAATCGCCCTTCGCCACGCTTACGATTTTCGAAGGGGGGCACGAGATGCTCGTCGAGGTCGCGGCCGATCAGCTTAGCGAAGCGGCTGGGCGCTAG
- a CDS encoding 3-deoxy-7-phosphoheptulonate synthase, whose product MSSLTSDTRITEIKTVPSPAVVIGEFPGRARVEGLVASTRGAISRILHGADDRLLVVVGPCSVHDPKSALEYAQRLSALRSGFLDDLEIVMRVYFEKPRTTVGWKGLINDPNLDGSFDINKGIRLARELLIRINELGLPAGTEFLDIVTGQYYSDLVSWGAIGARTTESQVHREMASGLSCPVGFKNGTDGNLQIAIDAVKSSRTEHNFLSQTPSGEMAIYRTAGNADGHIILRGGKAPNYDADSVAAAIEQMGKAKVETGLIVDFSHGNSRKRFERQAEVGRDVAGQVAAGQSGIVGCMIESHLVEGNQKVVPGEPLVYGQSITDACIGFETTESLLRELAEAARKRRRGRL is encoded by the coding sequence ATGAGTTCCCTTACCTCTGATACGCGAATCACTGAGATCAAGACGGTGCCGTCGCCGGCGGTCGTCATTGGAGAGTTTCCGGGCAGGGCTCGGGTGGAGGGCTTGGTGGCGTCGACCCGCGGTGCGATTAGTCGCATCCTGCATGGGGCGGACGATCGCTTGCTGGTGGTGGTGGGGCCGTGTTCGGTGCATGATCCGAAGTCGGCCCTGGAGTATGCGCAGCGCTTGAGCGCGCTGCGTAGTGGATTTTTGGATGATCTGGAAATCGTGATGCGGGTTTACTTCGAGAAGCCGCGCACCACGGTCGGCTGGAAGGGGCTGATCAACGATCCGAACTTGGATGGGAGTTTCGATATCAATAAGGGGATTCGCCTGGCTCGGGAGCTCTTGATCAGGATCAATGAGTTGGGGCTGCCGGCGGGGACCGAGTTTCTCGATATCGTGACCGGGCAATACTATTCGGACTTGGTGAGCTGGGGGGCGATTGGGGCCCGCACGACGGAGAGCCAGGTGCATCGCGAGATGGCTTCGGGGCTGTCGTGTCCGGTCGGCTTCAAGAACGGGACGGACGGGAATCTGCAGATCGCGATCGACGCGGTGAAGTCGTCGCGCACGGAGCACAATTTTCTGTCGCAGACTCCGAGTGGGGAAATGGCGATTTATCGTACGGCTGGCAATGCCGATGGTCACATCATTTTGCGGGGCGGCAAGGCGCCGAACTACGATGCGGACAGCGTGGCGGCCGCGATCGAGCAGATGGGAAAGGCCAAGGTGGAGACTGGGCTGATCGTGGACTTTAGCCATGGCAACAGCCGCAAGCGATTCGAGCGGCAAGCGGAGGTCGGCCGCGATGTGGCCGGGCAGGTGGCGGCGGGGCAGTCAGGAATCGTGGGCTGCATGATCGAGTCGCACCTGGTGGAGGGGAACCAGAAGGTGGTTCCTGGCGAGCCGCTGGTCTACGGGCAGAGTATCACGGACGCCTGTATTGGATTTGAAACTACGGAATCGCTTTTGCGGGAGCTGGCGGAGGCGGCGCGCAAGCGGAGGCGCGGGCGATTGTAG
- a CDS encoding cation diffusion facilitator family transporter: MSKRQSHNQELSGQRLVWSIIANLGLSLFQFVAGIVSGSAALLADALHNTNDAAALVVAYVARRISRKRANSRYTFGYRRAELIGALIQFTALVVISGFLVFHAIGRLLEPVPIESSWVVLGASIALLVDLTTVGLLWATSKGSLNVKAALLHNLTDAATSLAVLAGGALMLLFGWSWIDPILTLAIALFIVVTAFKLIGQTSRILMEATPEDIDLDQVKEEAESVTGVNDLHHLHVWQLDESHRALEAHVVIYDDITHRQRDIKKQLKTLFADQFEITHSTLEFERASEACRGKNARLVQAP, from the coding sequence ATGTCCAAAAGACAGTCACACAACCAAGAATTGAGCGGTCAACGCCTCGTCTGGAGCATCATCGCAAACCTCGGCCTATCCCTATTCCAGTTCGTAGCCGGGATCGTCTCCGGCAGCGCCGCGCTGCTCGCTGACGCCCTGCACAATACCAACGACGCAGCCGCCCTTGTGGTCGCCTACGTCGCTAGACGCATCTCACGCAAGCGGGCAAACTCCAGGTATACCTTCGGCTACCGCCGGGCAGAGCTCATCGGCGCCCTCATCCAATTCACCGCCCTCGTCGTCATCAGCGGATTTCTCGTGTTCCACGCCATCGGGCGACTTCTCGAGCCCGTACCTATCGAAAGCAGCTGGGTCGTGCTGGGAGCCAGCATCGCCCTCCTCGTCGACCTCACGACCGTTGGACTCCTTTGGGCCACCTCCAAAGGCAGTCTCAACGTCAAGGCCGCCCTGCTGCACAACCTCACAGACGCCGCCACTTCCCTCGCAGTCCTGGCCGGAGGGGCGCTCATGCTACTTTTCGGCTGGAGCTGGATCGACCCCATCCTCACCCTCGCAATCGCCCTCTTCATAGTCGTTACCGCCTTCAAGCTGATCGGCCAGACAAGCCGTATTCTCATGGAGGCCACCCCAGAAGATATCGACCTCGACCAAGTAAAGGAAGAAGCCGAGTCAGTGACCGGAGTGAACGACCTTCACCATCTGCACGTTTGGCAGCTCGACGAATCGCACAGGGCGCTGGAGGCCCACGTCGTCATCTACGACGACATCACTCACCGCCAGCGCGACATCAAGAAGCAGCTCAAGACCCTCTTCGCGGACCAGTTCGAAATCACCCACAGCACCCTCGAGTTCGAGCGAGCCTCCGAAGCTTGCCGCGGCAAAAACGCCCGCCTCGTGCAGGCTCCCTAA
- a CDS encoding mechanosensitive ion channel family protein yields the protein MPDLLAPVLLQTDSPNEAAWSDVARDWLVNAWEKVRGLLVGEDLYVQLGAIFGVVLLAYLLQLALKPLFKRVTEAIEERDDWVESTIDWISENFFRIAVASLLWSVSIYFDAANEQLAAAALETAKSGGEVVSESQLAVEKSAAPAAKNYILLRAAASVATLILLSGALPRPIREKAYFKTLYFVTAVLLLLNLLGIWEVIRDGLDSLQVLPVAEGESTRVTALTIGKGIFVILILIPLTGWVMRLGEGRVKKSPSLTPALQMLVIKVLKALVVVGAILFGISSMGIDLSALAFMGGAVGLGLGFGFQKVISNLISGVILLSDRSIKPGDVIEVDNTYGWINKLSARYVSVITRDGMEHLIPNETLITEKVTNWSFSDDLVRVRVPFGVSYNSDGHKVMELANRAARECKRVVSEKPPTCWLLNFGDSSVNFELRVWIRDPSNGLGSIRSEIYMRMWELFKENGIEIPFPQRDLNFRGGKPIEVVMKKEREQPEFGED from the coding sequence ATGCCTGATCTTCTCGCTCCTGTGCTTCTTCAAACTGATTCTCCCAACGAGGCCGCATGGTCTGATGTCGCCCGGGACTGGCTCGTCAATGCCTGGGAAAAGGTGCGTGGCTTGTTGGTGGGAGAAGACCTCTACGTGCAGTTGGGAGCGATCTTCGGAGTGGTGTTGCTTGCCTATCTGTTGCAGCTCGCCTTGAAGCCGCTTTTCAAGCGAGTCACGGAGGCGATCGAGGAGCGTGACGATTGGGTGGAGTCGACGATCGACTGGATCAGCGAGAACTTTTTTCGCATCGCGGTGGCGTCCTTGCTTTGGTCGGTATCGATTTACTTCGATGCTGCGAACGAGCAATTGGCCGCAGCTGCCCTAGAGACGGCCAAGTCGGGCGGCGAGGTGGTTTCCGAGTCTCAGCTGGCAGTGGAGAAGAGCGCTGCGCCTGCAGCCAAGAACTACATATTGCTGCGAGCTGCTGCCAGCGTTGCGACTTTGATCTTGTTGTCGGGCGCCTTGCCGCGGCCCATTCGCGAAAAGGCGTATTTCAAGACCCTCTACTTTGTCACGGCGGTGCTTCTGTTGCTAAACCTGCTGGGCATATGGGAGGTGATCCGGGATGGCCTGGACAGCTTGCAGGTCTTGCCGGTGGCGGAAGGCGAGTCCACTCGCGTTACGGCGTTGACGATCGGCAAGGGGATTTTCGTAATTTTAATCCTGATACCGTTGACGGGGTGGGTGATGCGATTGGGCGAGGGGCGCGTGAAGAAGTCGCCTTCGCTGACGCCGGCTTTGCAGATGCTGGTGATCAAGGTGCTGAAGGCTTTGGTCGTGGTGGGCGCTATCCTGTTTGGCATTAGCTCGATGGGCATCGACTTGTCGGCCTTGGCCTTCATGGGCGGCGCGGTTGGCTTAGGCTTGGGCTTCGGTTTCCAGAAGGTGATTTCCAATTTGATCAGTGGGGTGATCCTCTTGAGCGACCGCTCGATCAAGCCGGGAGACGTGATCGAGGTCGACAACACCTATGGTTGGATCAACAAGCTGAGCGCTCGTTACGTGAGCGTCATTACGCGGGATGGAATGGAGCACTTGATTCCGAACGAGACCTTGATCACGGAAAAGGTGACGAATTGGTCGTTTAGCGATGACTTGGTGCGGGTGCGGGTGCCGTTTGGAGTTTCCTACAACTCGGACGGGCATAAGGTTATGGAATTGGCAAACCGGGCGGCTCGCGAGTGCAAGCGAGTGGTGTCGGAAAAGCCGCCGACATGCTGGTTGCTGAACTTCGGCGACAGTTCCGTGAACTTCGAATTGAGAGTTTGGATACGCGATCCGTCCAATGGATTGGGAAGCATTCGCAGCGAGATCTACATGCGGATGTGGGAGCTTTTCAAGGAGAACGGAATCGAGATCCCGTTCCCGCAACGCGACCTCAATTTCCGCGGTGGCAAGCCGATCGAGGTGGTGATGAAGAAGGAGCGTGAGCAGCCGGAGTTTGGCGAGGACTAG
- a CDS encoding glycoside hydrolase family 127 protein, with the protein MRNLAIASAIVALQASPLLSTKLFHPSAVTIEPGPFLDSIEADVDYVLAHDPDRLLAPFLIAAGLEPKAPKYGNWESSGLDGHSAGHFLSAYATLSLQNDNPLLAERLDYMLDELQRCQDAIGTGYVGGVPNSKKFIAELEAGEIKADRFSLNGAWVPWYNLHKTYAGLKDAWLVAGSEKARDILLRLADWTYEATSKLTEEQLQQMLYTEHGGMNEIFAEMYQKLGDERYLELAYRFTHHELLDPLLEGEDKLTGFHANTQIPKVIGFQRTALAAKDQKLQQASAFFWDTVVNQRSVSIGGNSVREHFHPADDFHSMLESREGPETCNTHNMLRLTSLLFQAEPSVALTDYYERALYNHILSAQHPQTGGLVYFTPMRPRHYRVYSVPENAFWCCVGSGIENPGRYSEFVYAKQDTTLFVNLFLASSLDWQEKGLKLTQTTDFPYSESTRLTIDSAPGKKKFTLKVRRPSWTTEAFELTLNGKSIKASPDKSGYVSITRKWKTGDTLDVSLPMQVRAEQLPDGSPYYSFLYGPLVLAQKVAEGDTPGLFAGSGRMEHIAPGAYLPLDQAPMLVGNAQALASRLHPIEGQPLHFQLTGDVRPQPDRPIVLEPFNRVHESRYSIYWQSVDTADYAAIQKRLAEKEAIELALAARTVDSIAPGEQQSEVEHDYRGEGARSGAELGNRFREASKWFEYTLRTDSEGPFEIALKVLASEWNKASTISINGHLVGEVRSQSGSPDSFSEVTFEIPAGAINSDRATIRIESLDGRTTPKVFGIFLRRQE; encoded by the coding sequence ATGCGAAACCTTGCGATCGCCTCTGCAATCGTCGCTCTACAAGCGTCGCCCCTACTGTCCACCAAGCTCTTTCATCCCAGCGCCGTCACCATCGAGCCCGGCCCCTTCCTCGACTCCATCGAGGCCGACGTCGACTACGTGCTCGCCCACGATCCCGACCGCCTTCTAGCTCCCTTCCTTATCGCCGCAGGGCTCGAGCCCAAAGCGCCCAAATACGGAAACTGGGAATCTTCCGGCTTGGACGGACACTCCGCCGGGCACTTCCTCTCGGCCTACGCCACCCTCTCGCTGCAGAACGACAATCCGCTGCTAGCCGAACGGCTCGACTACATGCTCGACGAGCTGCAACGCTGCCAAGATGCCATCGGCACTGGCTACGTCGGCGGCGTTCCCAACTCAAAGAAGTTTATCGCCGAACTCGAAGCCGGCGAGATCAAAGCAGACCGCTTCTCCCTCAACGGAGCTTGGGTTCCCTGGTACAACCTCCACAAAACCTACGCCGGCCTGAAGGATGCCTGGCTGGTAGCAGGTAGCGAAAAGGCCCGCGACATTCTCCTAAGACTTGCCGACTGGACCTATGAGGCGACCTCGAAACTCACCGAGGAACAGCTCCAGCAAATGCTCTACACCGAGCACGGAGGCATGAACGAAATCTTCGCCGAGATGTATCAAAAACTTGGCGACGAGCGTTACCTCGAGCTCGCTTACCGCTTCACTCACCACGAGCTGCTCGATCCCCTGCTCGAAGGCGAAGACAAACTAACCGGCTTCCACGCCAATACCCAGATCCCCAAGGTCATCGGCTTCCAACGTACCGCCCTCGCCGCGAAAGATCAGAAACTACAACAAGCGTCCGCCTTCTTTTGGGACACCGTCGTGAACCAACGCTCCGTTTCGATCGGCGGCAACTCCGTCCGAGAGCACTTTCACCCCGCCGACGACTTCCATTCCATGCTCGAGTCACGCGAGGGCCCCGAGACCTGCAACACCCACAACATGCTCCGCCTCACCTCCCTGCTCTTTCAGGCCGAGCCTTCGGTAGCCCTCACCGACTACTACGAACGCGCCCTCTACAACCACATACTCTCCGCTCAACACCCACAAACAGGCGGCCTCGTCTACTTCACCCCTATGCGACCCCGCCATTACCGCGTTTACTCCGTCCCGGAAAACGCCTTCTGGTGCTGCGTCGGTTCCGGCATCGAGAATCCCGGCCGGTATTCGGAATTCGTATACGCGAAGCAGGACACCACCCTGTTCGTCAACCTCTTCCTGGCCAGCTCCTTGGATTGGCAGGAAAAAGGCCTGAAACTCACTCAGACAACGGACTTCCCATACAGTGAAAGCACTCGGCTCACCATCGATTCTGCCCCTGGAAAGAAAAAGTTCACACTTAAAGTCCGCCGTCCCTCCTGGACCACCGAGGCCTTCGAACTTACTCTCAACGGTAAGTCCATCAAAGCGAGCCCAGACAAATCTGGATACGTCAGCATCACCCGAAAATGGAAAACCGGCGACACTCTGGACGTCTCCCTCCCGATGCAGGTCCGCGCCGAGCAGCTACCAGACGGTTCCCCATACTACTCTTTCCTCTACGGCCCACTCGTACTCGCTCAAAAAGTGGCAGAGGGCGACACGCCAGGCCTGTTCGCCGGGTCCGGTCGCATGGAACACATCGCTCCTGGCGCCTACCTTCCACTCGACCAAGCCCCCATGCTAGTGGGCAACGCCCAAGCCCTCGCCTCGCGCCTCCATCCCATCGAAGGGCAGCCGCTACACTTCCAACTCACCGGCGACGTTCGTCCACAGCCCGACCGCCCTATCGTCCTCGAGCCCTTCAACCGAGTCCACGAATCCCGATACTCTATTTACTGGCAATCCGTGGATACCGCTGATTACGCAGCCATCCAAAAACGGCTCGCTGAAAAGGAAGCGATCGAGCTCGCCCTCGCCGCCCGCACCGTCGACAGCATCGCTCCCGGGGAACAGCAATCCGAAGTCGAACACGACTACCGTGGCGAGGGAGCCCGCAGCGGGGCAGAACTTGGCAACCGCTTTCGAGAAGCGTCAAAATGGTTTGAATACACACTCAGGACCGACTCCGAAGGTCCCTTCGAAATCGCTCTCAAAGTCCTCGCCAGCGAGTGGAACAAAGCCAGCACGATTTCCATCAACGGCCACCTCGTCGGAGAGGTAAGGTCCCAGTCAGGCAGCCCCGACAGCTTCTCCGAGGTCACCTTTGAAATCCCCGCCGGAGCCATCAACTCCGATCGAGCCACCATCCGCATCGAGTCCCTCGACGGTAGAACAACTCCCAAGGTATTCGGAATCTTCCTACGCCGCCAAGAGTAA
- a CDS encoding malate dehydrogenase yields the protein MKNPVHVAVTGAAGQIGYSLLVRIASGQLLGPDQPVVLRLIEIEPAMKALEGVVMELQDCAFPLLKGIVPTCDLNEGFDSASWALLVGSVPRKAGMERKDLLGINGKIFTSQGKAIQENAASDIRTLVVGNPCNTNCLIAMNNAPDIPKDRWFAMTKLDENRAKTQLAIKAGADITEVKNLAIWGNHSSTMYPNYFDATIGGKAATDVITDEAWYKDDFIPTVQQRGAAIIKARGLSSAASAANAAIDTVANIIKPTAADDVFSVGICSDGQYGIEPGLIYSYPIKSDGSKLSVVEGLEINEFSQQKIKETEAELLEEKKMVSDLL from the coding sequence ATGAAAAACCCAGTACACGTGGCGGTCACCGGCGCAGCCGGTCAAATCGGATACTCTCTCCTCGTACGCATCGCGTCAGGACAACTGCTCGGGCCGGATCAGCCGGTCGTGCTGCGGCTCATCGAAATCGAGCCTGCCATGAAGGCCCTCGAAGGCGTGGTCATGGAGCTGCAAGACTGCGCCTTTCCGCTGCTCAAGGGCATCGTCCCCACCTGCGACCTCAACGAAGGCTTCGACAGCGCCAGCTGGGCTCTGCTCGTCGGCTCCGTCCCCCGCAAGGCTGGCATGGAACGAAAGGACCTGCTCGGCATCAACGGCAAGATCTTCACATCCCAAGGCAAAGCCATCCAGGAAAACGCCGCCTCCGACATCCGCACCCTCGTCGTCGGCAACCCTTGCAACACCAACTGCCTCATCGCCATGAACAACGCGCCCGACATTCCCAAGGATCGTTGGTTCGCCATGACGAAGCTCGACGAGAACCGCGCCAAGACCCAACTCGCGATCAAAGCCGGCGCCGACATCACCGAAGTCAAGAACCTCGCCATCTGGGGCAACCACTCCTCCACCATGTATCCAAACTACTTCGACGCCACCATCGGCGGAAAGGCGGCCACCGACGTGATCACCGACGAAGCTTGGTACAAAGACGACTTCATCCCGACCGTACAGCAGCGCGGCGCCGCCATCATCAAGGCTCGCGGACTGTCATCCGCCGCTTCCGCCGCCAACGCCGCTATCGACACCGTCGCCAACATCATCAAGCCCACCGCAGCCGACGACGTATTCAGCGTGGGCATCTGTTCCGACGGACAATACGGTATCGAGCCCGGCCTCATTTACTCCTATCCAATCAAGAGCGACGGCTCCAAGCTTTCCGTGGTCGAAGGCCTCGAAATCAACGAGTTCAGCCAGCAAAAAATCAAGGAAACCGAGGCCGAACTTCTCGAAGAAAAGAAGATGGTCTCCGACCTCCTCTGA